CGAGAAAAGCTTCGACAGGAAGTAAACGTTCCCGCCCAGGTCCAGCAGGCGGTTGTAGTCCCGCGCCAGCAACGCTTCCTTCGCGTCCTCGCTGATCTTCCATTCGTCCAGATAGGCCCGCTCGTCGGCCTTGAACCGCTCGCGGTTTTCCGGCTTCATCAGGCTCATCGCGAACTGGTTGATCCAGTATCCCTTGCGGGCGCGGGCGGCGGTATAGACGCGGGTGCCCGGTATGTCCTCGAACTCGGCAAGGTATTCGTGGATGTTCTGCGTGGGCTTCTGGTTCGTATCGCTCACAGGCCCCTCTCCTTCAGCTTGGCGTCAAGGCGCGGGAACACCCGGCGCGCATTGCCCTCGAAAATCGCGTGGCGTTCGGCGTCGCTGATGTCCAGCGCGTCGACATACCGCTTGGTGTCGTCGAAATAGAACCCGGTGGTCGGATCGATCCCGCGCACCGCGCCGACCATTTCGCTGCCGAACAGGATGTTCTTGTTCTCGATCACGTCGGCCAGCAGATCGATGCCCGGCTGGTGATAGACGCAGGTATCGAAGAACACGTTGTTCATCAGGTGCGTGTCGAGGCCGGGCTTCTTCAGCATGTCGGCGAGGCCACGATACCGGCCCCAGTGATAGGGCACCGCGCCGCCGCCGTGCGGGATGATGAAGCGCAGAGTCGGGAACCGGCCGAACAGGTCGCCTTCCAGAAGTTGCATGAACGCGATCGTGTCCGCCGCGATGTAATAGCCGCCGGTGGCGTGCATCGCCGGGTTGCACGAACCCGAAACGTGGATCATCGCCGGAACGTCGAGTTCGCACATCTTCTCGTAGAACGGGAACCAGTATTCGTCCGTCAGCGGCGGATGCTTGAAGTGCCCACCGCCCGGATCGGGATTGAGGTTGCAGCCGATGAAGCCCAACTCGTTCACGCAGCGCTCCAGCTCCGCGATCGAGCTGGTCATGTCCGCTTCGGGCGATTGCGGCAGCATGCACACACCCGCGAACGTTTCGGGATAGAGGCCAACGACGCGCGCAATCAGATCATTGCAGACCTGCGCCCACTTCACCGCGACCGACTGGTCGCCCACATGCGGCGCCATCGCCGAAGCGCGGGGCGAAAAGATCGTCATGTCTGCGCCGCGCTCTTTCAGCAGGCGAAGCTGGTTCGATTCGATGGTTTCGCGGATCTCGTCGTCCGAGATATCGGGGTAAGCCGGGCATTCGGTCCCGGCCTTGAACGCGGCCTTCTGCTTTTCGCGCCATTCATCGTGCGCCTTTGGCAGCACGGTGTAATGGCCGTGGCAGTCGATGATCATGGTCATGCGACTTCAGTCCTCTCCGGTTTGAATGCGATCGTCTTGCCCGCCTGCTCGCGCTGGCGGCGGACCGTTCCGCTGGTCATCACCGGTTCTATCCCCAGCGATTCCAGCGTCTTGCAGCTTTCTTCCATCTCGGCAGCGCGGCGGATGCCGTGCGTCGTCATGCGCTCTACATTGTAGGCGGCGCGGACCGCCCAGCTTTCCCGCTTCTCGCTGGCGTCGAGCGAGGCCAGCACTTCGTCCACCACGCCGGCGGCGCTTGCGGCCAGCATCATCTCGGCGGTCAGCGCCTCGACGCCCTTGACCATGATCGAACGGATCATCTTGATCGCGCTCGCCCGGCCGATCTCGTCGCCCACGATGCGCACGTTGGCGAATCCGGCTTCGCGTAACAGCGCTTCCGCGTCGGCCGCCGCTTCGCCGGCCAGCAGCAGCGGCACGTTCATGCGCGCGGGATGGACCGGCGCCAGCACCGCCACGTCGACATAGCGCCCGCCCGCCGCCTCGATCGCCTTCGCAGCAGCGCGCTTGGTATCGGGCGCCACCGAATTCATGTCGCACCAGATCGCCCCCGCCTTCAGCAACCCGGCATAGTCGCGCGCCGCCGGCAGGGCGGAATCCGCCGTCACCAGCGAAAGCGCGAAGTCCGCGCTGGTCAGCGCGCATTCGGCGGTGGCGCAGGCGACGACGCCGGCCTGCTCCATCACCGCGCGCCGCGTGGGATCGATGTCATAGGCCAGCGCGCCCGCTTCCCAGCCGGCGGCCTTGGCGAACGTGGATCCGGCTTCGCCGAACCCGATCAGGGCAAGAGTGGCATCCATCGATCGCCCTCCTGCGCGGAGAGGCCCGCCCCGGGAAATGCAAAGATGGGCGCAGGCATAAATTTATGCGAAACCCGCCTCCGCAACCTCGTGCAGCAGCGTGACGAACGCGGCCTGCGGCGCGGTGGGCCGCCAACCCTGACGGGTGGTGATCCCGATCGTGCGCGTGACCGGAACCGGCGGCGGCCGCATCGCTAGCACACCGGCATCCAGTTCCACCGCGAGCTGCGCCGGCGACAGCAGCGTCAGCGCATCGCTTCCCCGCAGCAGCTGGCGCACGGTCAGCACCGATCCGCATTCGATCCCGACATGCGGCGGGTCCGCCCCCACCGCGCGCATCATCGCTTCCCAGTAATGGCGCAACGGCGTGTCGCGCCCCGACAATATCCAGGGATAGGCGGTCATCGCCGCGCCATCGACCGTGGGCAGCGCCAGCAGCGGATGGCCCGCGCGCATCACCAGCGCGGGGCGATCCTCGAACACCGCTTCCTGTTCCAGATCGTCGAGCAGGGCCGCCTCGCGCAGCGCGCCCAGCATCAGGTCGATCTCGCCATCGCGCAGCGGGCCGGCGAGCTCGGCATGACTGCCTTCCACCACCGCGACATCCACCCCCGGCCAGTCGCGCACGAAGCGCAGCATCGTTTCCGGCAGCCAGCGCGCGCGCGAAAGCGGCATCGCCCCCACCACGATGCGCCCCGCCGCCTTGCCCTGCCAGGCCGCCACTTCGGCAAGGCCCGCGCGCAGTTCCGCCATGGCGAGGCCGAACCCGCGCGCGCGCCGCTCCCCAGCCGGCGTCAGCATCACCGAACGGCCGCGCCGGTCAACCAGCCGCTGCCCCAGCGCGACGGCCAGATCGGCCACGGCCCGGTGCAGCGAGGCGGTGGAAAGCCCGGTCTCCTCGGCCGCGACGGCATAGCTTCCCGCCCGAGCCAGCGCCAGGAACGCGCGCATCTGCGTGCCGGTCACACGCGGGGAACCGATGTGCGCAAGCGCCGCATCGGCGCGCGGCGCCAGCAGCAGCGCGGGTTCCGTCGGGGTCATGCCAGCCGCGCCGCGCTCGAACAGCGCGCAGCCGAGGTCCGCCTCCAGCCGCGCGATCGCCTGTGTCAGCGCAGGCTGCGTCAGATTGATGGCGCGCGCCGCGCGGGTCACGCTGCCGTGCCGCACCGTTGCCGCCAGCGCAGCGAAGTGCCGGATATTGAGAGGCCGCTCGCTCATGCCACTCG
The Novosphingobium sp. EMRT-2 genome window above contains:
- the ligA gene encoding protocatechuate 4,5-dioxygenase subunit alpha, translated to MSDTNQKPTQNIHEYLAEFEDIPGTRVYTAARARKGYWINQFAMSLMKPENRERFKADERAYLDEWKISEDAKEALLARDYNRLLDLGGNVYFLSKLFSSDGLPFAEAVSTMTDMTWPEYRQMMLDGGRSPEGNRSIKGGY
- a CDS encoding LysR family transcriptional regulator, whose amino-acid sequence is MSERPLNIRHFAALAATVRHGSVTRAARAINLTQPALTQAIARLEADLGCALFERGAAGMTPTEPALLLAPRADAALAHIGSPRVTGTQMRAFLALARAGSYAVAAEETGLSTASLHRAVADLAVALGQRLVDRRGRSVMLTPAGERRARGFGLAMAELRAGLAEVAAWQGKAAGRIVVGAMPLSRARWLPETMLRFVRDWPGVDVAVVEGSHAELAGPLRDGEIDLMLGALREAALLDDLEQEAVFEDRPALVMRAGHPLLALPTVDGAAMTAYPWILSGRDTPLRHYWEAMMRAVGADPPHVGIECGSVLTVRQLLRGSDALTLLSPAQLAVELDAGVLAMRPPPVPVTRTIGITTRQGWRPTAPQAAFVTLLHEVAEAGFA
- a CDS encoding NAD(P)-dependent oxidoreductase; translation: MDATLALIGFGEAGSTFAKAAGWEAGALAYDIDPTRRAVMEQAGVVACATAECALTSADFALSLVTADSALPAARDYAGLLKAGAIWCDMNSVAPDTKRAAAKAIEAAGGRYVDVAVLAPVHPARMNVPLLLAGEAAADAEALLREAGFANVRIVGDEIGRASAIKMIRSIMVKGVEALTAEMMLAASAAGVVDEVLASLDASEKRESWAVRAAYNVERMTTHGIRRAAEMEESCKTLESLGIEPVMTSGTVRRQREQAGKTIAFKPERTEVA
- a CDS encoding amidohydrolase family protein, with product MTMIIDCHGHYTVLPKAHDEWREKQKAAFKAGTECPAYPDISDDEIRETIESNQLRLLKERGADMTIFSPRASAMAPHVGDQSVAVKWAQVCNDLIARVVGLYPETFAGVCMLPQSPEADMTSSIAELERCVNELGFIGCNLNPDPGGGHFKHPPLTDEYWFPFYEKMCELDVPAMIHVSGSCNPAMHATGGYYIAADTIAFMQLLEGDLFGRFPTLRFIIPHGGGAVPYHWGRYRGLADMLKKPGLDTHLMNNVFFDTCVYHQPGIDLLADVIENKNILFGSEMVGAVRGIDPTTGFYFDDTKRYVDALDISDAERHAIFEGNARRVFPRLDAKLKERGL